In a single window of the Veillonella sp. genome:
- a CDS encoding DUF4261 domain-containing protein, which translates to MSQVFKQDLTDNSVRPGGLFFVELLMPEQCDMPSRDTMVEVFTKHLGTVDCFSYGVESAGFAPQDYKVHYEDNDADVPPTLMVTNCEKIDKPVLDDFERSQVWDCPNVDELLDECQYRVFATDMLASGLEPKERADMLVKYVDALLELYPSCKAVVFGPSRKVLSRDTIENHPDKNVTRFIYYAVNVRYFSIQGTDDMMVDTLGMSTLFYPDVQYHFHGMNPDEIVNHAYSVLYYIFEHDNPIDDGQTIAGLENGDMNPDIKWTVQYEDSLIQPVRTVIDINMGEYASGTR; encoded by the coding sequence ATGAGCCAAGTATTTAAGCAAGATCTAACAGACAACTCTGTTCGCCCTGGCGGTTTGTTTTTCGTTGAGTTATTAATGCCAGAGCAGTGTGATATGCCTAGCCGCGATACAATGGTAGAGGTATTTACAAAGCATTTAGGCACTGTTGATTGCTTTAGCTATGGTGTTGAATCTGCTGGTTTTGCGCCTCAGGATTATAAGGTTCATTATGAGGATAATGATGCTGATGTTCCACCGACCTTGATGGTGACGAATTGTGAGAAAATCGATAAACCTGTACTAGATGATTTTGAACGTAGTCAGGTGTGGGATTGTCCAAATGTAGACGAGTTGCTAGATGAGTGCCAATATAGAGTATTTGCTACAGATATGTTAGCGTCAGGTTTAGAGCCTAAAGAACGTGCTGATATGCTCGTGAAATATGTAGATGCACTGCTAGAGCTATATCCATCTTGCAAGGCCGTTGTCTTTGGACCGTCTCGGAAGGTCTTAAGTCGTGACACTATTGAAAATCATCCAGATAAAAATGTGACTCGTTTTATTTATTATGCCGTAAATGTGCGATATTTTAGCATTCAAGGCACAGATGACATGATGGTTGATACGTTAGGTATGAGCACTTTATTCTACCCTGATGTGCAGTACCATTTTCACGGCATGAATCCCGATGAAATCGTAAATCATGCGTATAGTGTGTTGTACTATATCTTTGAGCACGATAATCCTATTGATGACGGGCAAACAATTGCAGGCTTAGAAAATGGAGATATGAATCCAGATATTAAATGGACGGTTCAGTATGAAGACTCCTTAATTCAACCTGTTCGAACTGTTATAGATATTAATATGGGAGAATATGCATCGGGTACTCGTTAG
- a CDS encoding cupin domain-containing protein, whose protein sequence is MSNQRIFDMELVKVESLEKAVRTPFYQTDSTGGSVWVIKPGQTLPKHYHHNSDDIWVILQGKGVFYPTPDTEVPFTKGQVIVSKKGECHGAKNTGTEDVIFVSIVAPVPADYDPVSTN, encoded by the coding sequence ATGAGTAATCAACGTATTTTTGACATGGAACTTGTGAAAGTTGAAAGTTTGGAGAAAGCTGTTAGGACTCCATTTTATCAAACTGATTCCACAGGTGGCTCAGTATGGGTTATTAAACCTGGGCAAACCTTACCAAAGCATTACCATCATAACTCTGATGATATATGGGTTATATTGCAAGGTAAGGGGGTATTTTATCCAACGCCTGATACAGAGGTGCCTTTTACAAAGGGACAAGTTATAGTATCTAAAAAGGGTGAATGTCATGGCGCAAAAAATACTGGGACAGAAGATGTTATCTTTGTAAGTATCGTTGCTCCTGTGCCTGCTGATTATGATCCTGTTAGTACAAATTAA
- a CDS encoding MFS transporter: MNSSTPEPQSGAIDFKDFTKRRMLHVVLPLFIVSIIAFLDRVNIAYAGLTMKENLPWLTPEVFGMGAGIFFIGYVLFEVPASLIAARCNAMHWVARIMFSWGLVCILMTTMTTELEFYIYRFLLGLCEASLYPVIYSLLIPNWFLPKERAKAISLMLTSLLFSNIIGGPLAGILLDTTFFGLHGWRTLFIVEAIPAVIFAFIFAFWMKERPDHASWVTDAEKAYIKAELEKEEQQKQAVKKYTTWQALKDPKVLRLALIYFLWVIGFWGFSFWMPQVLKSLSGWPPSVVAWSIAIPMSAALLVQVYCGYSSEKRNEKRWHVATTLFIGTIGFLATPHSSSPEISLFFICLTAVGVYGGMGVWWTMPTTFLSGAAAAGAMGLINSSGNMGGWVGPYMLGFINGHTGSFTYGYYVMGACMFLAALLILTLPKSMEHKDD, encoded by the coding sequence ATGAACTCATCTACACCAGAGCCTCAAAGTGGGGCCATCGATTTCAAAGACTTTACAAAGCGGCGTATGCTACACGTAGTCTTACCTTTATTTATTGTTTCCATCATTGCCTTCTTAGACCGTGTTAATATTGCCTATGCAGGCTTGACCATGAAAGAGAATTTACCATGGTTAACGCCAGAGGTATTCGGTATGGGGGCCGGTATTTTCTTTATTGGCTACGTTTTATTTGAAGTGCCAGCATCCTTAATAGCTGCTCGCTGTAACGCTATGCATTGGGTGGCTCGTATCATGTTTAGTTGGGGTCTCGTATGTATTCTTATGACGACGATGACTACAGAGTTGGAGTTTTATATTTATCGATTCTTACTCGGTCTATGTGAAGCCTCTTTATATCCTGTAATTTATTCGTTACTGATACCGAATTGGTTCTTGCCAAAGGAACGTGCGAAAGCGATCTCCTTGATGTTAACATCTTTATTGTTCTCTAACATCATTGGTGGTCCATTGGCAGGTATCTTGCTAGATACAACATTCTTTGGTTTGCATGGTTGGCGCACACTCTTTATCGTTGAAGCCATTCCTGCTGTAATTTTTGCGTTCATTTTCGCATTCTGGATGAAAGAACGTCCAGATCATGCATCTTGGGTAACTGATGCAGAAAAAGCGTATATCAAGGCTGAACTTGAAAAAGAAGAGCAACAAAAGCAAGCTGTAAAGAAATATACTACATGGCAAGCTTTAAAAGATCCAAAAGTATTACGTTTAGCGTTAATTTACTTCTTATGGGTTATTGGCTTCTGGGGCTTTAGCTTCTGGATGCCTCAAGTTCTTAAAAGCTTATCTGGTTGGCCGCCAAGCGTAGTAGCATGGTCTATTGCGATTCCGATGTCTGCTGCATTACTTGTACAAGTATATTGTGGTTATTCCTCTGAAAAGCGCAATGAAAAACGTTGGCATGTTGCTACTACATTGTTCATTGGTACTATTGGCTTCTTAGCAACACCACATAGTTCATCCCCAGAAATTAGTTTATTCTTTATCTGCTTAACTGCTGTAGGCGTTTACGGTGGCATGGGTGTATGGTGGACAATGCCAACAACCTTCTTATCTGGTGCTGCTGCAGCGGGGGCGATGGGACTCATTAACTCTTCAGGTAACATGGGTGGCTGGGTAGGTCCTTACATGCTTGGTTTCATCAATGGTCATACAGGCAGCTTTACTTATGGTTACTATGTAATGGGCGCTTGTATGTTCCTTGCAGCTCTATTGATTTTGACATTGCCTAAATCTATGGAACACAAGGATGACTAA
- a CDS encoding SAP domain-containing protein — protein MKACRPKFDEISSFDEFNKYYWYRDELSQICKSLGLEYRGTKQELNHIIEQYFKGNLIKKSSIKNRRRQVETITLDTPLLECNFSFNTKFREYFSDLIGVSRFKFNADMATAWRKVKSEKNTSFTIGDLLKVYYGESDYAKYDNSVCQWNQFFKDFCADECSCNYSNKLKVASIIWKEVRDSKNEKIYSNNLLTEYAYKLEAYRK, from the coding sequence TTGAAAGCGTGTAGACCCAAGTTTGATGAAATTTCATCATTTGATGAATTTAATAAATATTATTGGTATCGTGATGAACTTTCACAAATATGTAAATCATTAGGATTAGAATATAGGGGGACAAAACAAGAACTCAATCATATTATTGAGCAGTATTTTAAAGGCAATTTAATTAAAAAATCATCAATAAAAAATAGAAGAAGGCAAGTGGAAACTATTACTTTAGATACACCATTACTTGAATGTAATTTTTCCTTTAATACGAAGTTTAGAGAATATTTCTCTGATTTAATAGGTGTTTCACGATTTAAATTTAATGCTGATATGGCTACTGCCTGGAGAAAAGTAAAGAGTGAAAAAAATACAAGCTTTACAATTGGAGATTTGCTGAAAGTATATTATGGTGAATCAGATTATGCAAAGTATGACAATTCGGTTTGTCAATGGAATCAATTTTTTAAGGATTTTTGTGCAGATGAATGTAGTTGTAATTATTCGAATAAATTAAAAGTAGCATCTATTATTTGGAAAGAAGTTAGAGATTCAAAAAATGAAAAAATTTATTCAAATAATCTTTTAACTGAATATGCATATAAATTGGAAGCGTATCGCAAGTAG